The sequence below is a genomic window from Oscillospiraceae bacterium.
GGCAACATTTCGCGCACTTAAATTTTCAGGATATATAAAGGAGCTGTTTCGCTATGGAAAAGATCACACTCACCAAGGCGCAGGAGGAGCGCGCCCAGGAACTCATCCACTCCTCCATCTTCATCGACGGGCTGTGCGGCAACCTCATCAACCCCGAGCCCCCGGTCCTGGAGGGCAAAACCTACCTGGAGCGGGTGCTGGAGTCGGGCGTCACCGCCCAGAGCATCACCATCGCGGGCACCAACGTGGGCTTCGAGGCGGTGCTCAAGGAGATCTACTCCTACTACAACCTCTTCGGCTACTACCCCGACAAGGTGATGCAGATTAACTCCGTGGCCGATATTGAGACGGCCCACAAGGAGCACAAGGCGGGCGTCATTTTCAGCCTGCAGAACGCCGCCCCCGTGGGCAGCGACTTCTACAAGTGGAGCATCCTGTCCAAGCTGGGCCTGCGCATCTGCCAGCTCACCTACAACGAGCCCAACTGCTTCGGCCACGGCTGCATGTCCGACGAGAACGGCGGCGTGACCTTCTACGGCAAGCAGGCCATCCGGGAGATGAACCGGCAGAACATCCTCATCGACCTGTCCCACGTGGGGGAGCGCACCAGCCTGGAGACCATCGAGCTCAGCCAGGAGCCCTGCATTTTCAGCCACTCCAACGCCCGGGCGGTCACCCCCACCACCAAGCGCAACCTGACCGACGAGATGATCAAGGCCGTGGCCGCCAAAGGCGGCCTGGTGGGCCTGAGCTCCCACGCCTTCCTCTGCCACCACACCGAGGGCATCCAGCCCACGCTGGAGGACTACATGGACCACTTCGTGTACATGGAGAAGCTGGTGGGCGCCGACCACATCGCCGTCGGCACCGACATCTACGAGTACTACACCAAGTTCTACTGGGAGACCAAGACCAAGCTGCTCTACAACTCCCCCTGGTTCTTCGAGACCGTCTTCAACGCCGACCTCAAGCGGGTGGACCAGTACGTCAACATCGCCCGGGGCCTGGTGGGCATCGGCTTTAGCGACGAGGACATCCGCAAAATCCTGGGCGGCAACTACCTGCGCGTGCTCAAGCAGGTCTGGAAGGGCTGACCTCCGGCCTGATACGGCAGATCCACACACAGCGAAAGGAAAGGAAGATGAAATCATGAAGCGAACGCTTGCCATCGCTCTGGCCGCCGCCCTGCTGCTCGGTGCGGCGGGCTGCACCGCCCAGGGCCAGCAGACCGGCACCCCCGCGCCCCAGACGGGCGCGCCCGCATCGGCCGCACCCGCCCCCGCCGGGGACGGCCACAAGTACGGCGGCACCCTGGTGGTGGCCACCAAGCTGGAGCCCAGCACCTTCGTCAGCAACTACAACTGGGACGGCGCCATCCCCTACATCGGCCGCAACATCTTCTCCAAGCTGGTGGCCTACGACGACTCCACCAACGAGCTCTACGGCGACCTGGCCGAGAGCTGGAGCAACTCTGACGATCTCATGACCTACACCTTCAATCTCCGCCAGGGCGTCAAGTGGCACGACGGGGAGAGCTTCACCTCCGCCGACGTGAAGTGGACCATCGACAGCATCCTGGAGATGGGCGACCGGGCCTACGGCTACTCGGTGCTCAGCGCGGTGGAGCGCGTGGAGGCCCCCGACGACTACACCGTCGTGCTCCACCTCAGCGAGCCCAGCGGCACCATGATCAACAACGTGGCCGACTACTACGGCTTCGACATCCTGCCCAAGCACCTCTACGAGGGCACCGACGTGAACGAAAACCCCTGCAACACCGTGCCCGTGGGCACCGGCCCCTTCAAGTTTGTGGAGCACGTCACCGGCAGCCACGTCACCCTGGAGGCCAACCCCGACTACTTCGGCGACGGCCCCTACCTGGACCAGGTGGTCTTTACCTTCGCCCCCTCCGAGACCACCGCCATGACCGCCCTGGAGGCCGGCGAGGCCCACTTCATGACCGCCTCCCCCGCCTTTGCCGAGGTCTCCCGCCTGCAGTCCGTCAGCGGCCTGAAGGTGGACATGCAGCCCTCCACCATCACCCAGTGGATGGGCTTCAACATGGACGGCACCCGCCCCCACATCTCCGACCCCGTGGTGCGCGAGGCCATCGCCTGCGCCGTCAACAACGAGGAGATCGCCCAGAAGCTCTACATGGGTCTGGTGAATCCCGCCACCAGCTGGTACACCACCCTCATCGGCTGGGCGGACAACACCGCCGTGCGCCAGCCCGCTTACGACGTGGCCAAGGCCAACCAGCTGCTGGACGACGCGGGCTACACCAAGGGCAGCGACGGCTACCGCTTCTCCCTGGTCTACCGCTGCTTCCCCACCTCCATCTTCGGCACCACCGACATCCCCAACTTCGTGGTGCAGTACCTGGACGCCATCGGCATCAAGGTGGAGGTCCAGCAGTACGAGTGGGCCCTGCGCACCGAGATGCTGGACAACCAGCGGGACTGGGATATGTGCTCCGGCGGCGGCGACCGCGGCCCGGACGCCAACAACTTCGCCAGCTACCTCCTCTCCTCCAGCGCCAGCAACAAGATGCGCTACAGCAACCCCGAGATCGACAGGCTCTTCGCCGAGGGCACCCAGCATGCCGGCGAGGCCGAGCGCGCGCCCTACTACTTCCAGGTCCAGGAGATCATCGCCAAGGACATCCCCATGTTCAACTTCGTGGAGTACGGCCGCCCCTGGGTCTACAGCGACCAGTTCACCGGCTTCTACTGGCAGGCGGACTCCGGCCACTCCGCCCAGCACATGGTGAACACCGTTGAGTGGGCCGGCGGCACCGCCGGCTAGGAGGAAACATGCAGCTTTACTACAATTTCAACCTCATCGACGTGGTGGAAAAGCAGTACAAACGGGACTGCTTCCTGTCGGTGGAGGACGGCAAATTCGCCGCCGTGGGCAGCGCGGCCGCGCTCACGCCGGAGCAGAAGCACCAGGGGATTGATCTGGGCGGGCGCACGATTATGCCCGGCATGTTCAACATCCACGCCCACGCCCTGTCCACCCCCATCAACGCCCCCGCCTCCCTCAACTGGGAGGACCCGGCCAAGTTCTCCATCCGGGGCCTGGTCCACCTGTGGCAGCACCTGAAGTCGGGCGTCACCTTCGTCCGGGACATGAACGGCCGCAAGCAGGCCGAGATGGGCCTGCGGGACGCCATCCGGGAGGGCATCGTCCTGGGCCCGGACTACATCGTCTGCCGCCAGTGCCTGTGCATGACGGGCGGCCACGGCAGCAACACCGGCCGGGAGTGCGACGGCCCGGTGGACTGCAAAAAGGCGGCCCGGGAGCAGATCAAGCACGGCGCGGACTTTGTGAAGATCATGGCCACCGGCGGCGTCATGTCCCCCGGCATGGACGAGGACGCCACCCAGCTCGACCAGGACGAGATGGCCGCCGCCATCTGCGAGGCCCACAAGGCGGGCAAGAAGACCGCCACCCACGCCCACGGCGCCACCGGCATCAAAAACGCCGTCCGGGCGGGCATCGACTCGGTGGAGCACGGCAGCTACCTGGATGACGAGGGCATCGACCTGATGCTGGAGCGGGGCACCGCCCTGGTGCCCACCCTGGCGGTGGACTACTTCGTCTTCAAGTACGGCGCGCAGCGGGGCGTGGCCCAGTACGCGCTGGACAAGGCCCACCGGGCCCACGACGCCCAGATACAAGGCTTCCTCAAGGCCTGGAAGGCCGGGGTGCTGGTGGGCGTGGGCACCGACGCGGGCACCCCCTTCAACCCCCACTACGCCACCTACATGGAGCTGGTGTGCATGGTGGAGCTGGGGCTGGACCCCATGGACGTCATCGCCGCGGGCACCATCAACTCCGCCAAAATCGTGGGCGTGGAGCAGACCAGCGGCAGCATCACCCCGGGCAAGAAGGCGGACTTCATCGTCCTGTCCCGCAACCCCCTGGAGGACATCTGGGCCCTCAAGCAGGTGGACGAGGTCTACAAGGACGGCCGCCTGGTGGTCCTGCCCGACGTGGAGTACCTGCCCCACCTGGACTAAACAAAAACGACAGCAAAAGGCCCCCGCCAATCGGCGGGGGCCTTTTGCACTGCTTGTCACAAAAGCCAAAGAAACAAAATTTGTACAAAGGATACAGGCACTGTTGTTGCAGCTTAGGCGGATAAGACCAGTCATTGCGAGGAGGCCCTACGGGGCCGACGCGGCAATCCGTTTCCTTTTTTGGAGGCCCGGCCTCCGGCTGCGGGATTCTTTGCTTGCAAAGAACCCCGGGAAGAAACAACCAGGGCTTCGGCCCTGGACCCGGAGCCCAGCGGCGGTGCGTTTTAAGCAGCCCCCAAAACTCGGCAGCGCTCAGGGCTCGGTTCGGCCTATGCCCTTAGTCAGTAGGGCTGCCGCCCCTGCGGCACATAACCCGCCCATACTTGACACTAGTTGCGGTTCATCAGGTGCCTGAAAAGCCGCCCATACTGCCATACCCCGTTCGTTTCCCTGATACTTGTATGGCCCGGCATTGCCCCGTTATACCCCTTCTGTAGGGGCCGATGCCCACATCGGCCCGCTGCGCCAGGCTCGTAGGGGCGATTCACGAATCGCCCGTCCACCATTGGCCGCCTTATCCGCCCTAGCCGCATCTCTTGTGTAAGCATCCCTGCACAGTCCTGCAATCGTCAGACCGTGCAGAAGGCCCCCGCCAACCGGCGGGGGCCTTCTGCTGTGAAACAAGGAGGTCTTGAAGGGTACGCTTAATACATCTCGGCAAAAATCTTGCTGGCCGCGCACTGGTTGCCGCCGAGATAGAAGTGGGTGGTGGTGTCGAAGGTGATGGGGTCGGTGGCGGGCGGGAAGCGGCCGCCGGACTCCTTGTCCAGGCGCAGCACGTCGCCGCCCACGGCCCGGTCCATCTTGGGCAGGGTGTTGATCTTCTCGATGGAGCCGCCGGAGATGACCGCGTCCGCCTCGGGCACGTCGTCCACCAGCAGGATGCCCTCGGTGCCGTCGGGGCCGCCGAACTCAAAGGTGATGGTGGAGGCCTTGATGCCGTGCCGCTCGGCGCACTGGATGGTGAGCATGCCGTCCACCGCGGCGTTGCCGCCGCCCTCCCACGCCATAATCAGGCCGTCGGCCTCCAGGTACTGGGCGATCTTCACGCCGATGTTGGCGCAGCGGATCTTGTGCCAGTTGGAGGGGTTGTGGCTGCGGCAGAAGATGACGCCCCGGAAGTTGAGGGTCTTGCCGTGGTTGCGGTAGAGCTCCAGCAGGATGGGGTGGTTGGTGTGCAGGTAGGTGGGCACCTTGAAGGCGGGCCACACGTAGTTGCCACTGACCACGCAGCCGTCCAGCATCTCGTTGGGGTGCAGCAGGGTGGGCACGATCTCGTCGATGCTCTTGCCGTAGAGGTAGGTGTTGGCGTAGGGGCCCTGGTTCTGGCACTGCCACACCAGCACCACGTTGGGCAGCTCGGGATTGACCTCGTCGTTGCAGAACTCCTCCACGCTGTCGGGGGCCAGCTCCTTCGTCAGGGAGGCCAGGTAGGTGGACAGCTTGATACCGATCATGCGGATCTCGTTGTCGTACTCGATGGAGGACTTGCCCTCGGCCAGGGTGTAGAGGATGACCAGGTTGATGGTCTCGGCGAAGGGGGTGTAGCCGGCGATGGGGCCGGTCATGTCCACGATGGCGTCGCGGGGGTAGAGCAGGCCGGAGGAGGCGCTGGACTCGTCCCAGGGCAGGGCGGCGCTCTCCATGACGGCGAAGCCGGTGAGCAGGTTGGTCTTGCCGGTGCCCACCATGACGGGGTCGCCGAAGAAGCCGGAGTACTGCATCCCCTCGCCCTCCACCTTGACCATGGGCTGGATGGTGTCCAGCAGGTGGATGATGCGGGTGTTCTCGCCGGGCTTCACCAGCTCGAAGTCCAGGCCGGCCACGGCCTTCATCAGGGGCTTGGCCTCGGCCAGCAGGTCGGCCTTGGAGATGGTCAGCACGCCGCCGGCGAGGCCGGTCTTGTCGCCGAAGGCGGCGTCCTTGACCTCAAAATACTGTCTGGTCAGCTTTTTATCCATTTTCATCTCAGTTGCCCTCCTTTTCCTCGTCCACGGTGTAGATGACGGGAGAGGTCACGTCCTCGGTCAGGGCGAAGAGGGCCTTTTCCAGGATCTTTCTGCGGTAGGCCTTCTCGCGGTCCAGCGGCAGGCTGGCGTTGCCCGCGGGCTGGGTGAAGTCGCCGCCAAAGACAATGCGGTTGGCGCCCACGCTGAAGGCGATGGACGTAAAGGCGGTCACGTGCGCGTTGGCGATCCCGGCACGGTCCAGTTCCTTGGCTATCGTTGCACAGCAACGCGTGCAGGTGCCTCACGTGGAGGTGAGGATGGCGGCCTGTACGCCGGCCTTCCTCAGATCCTCCGCGATGTCGCGGCCCATCTGCTTGCTGCTCTCCACGTTGGTGCCCACGCCGCAGGTGGTGTAGAAGTAGGGGAACACGGCCTTAATCTCCCCGTCCTCGGCCAGGGCGCGCATGCCGTCCAGGGGGATCAGGCGGTGGGGGTCGGCGGAGGCGATGGTGGTGTCGTAGCCGCCGTGGATGGACTCGTACACGCCCGCCTTGAGGGCGTCCAGGCCGGTCATGTCGTACTTGCCGTAGCTCACGGCGAAGGCCTGCTTGATCTTGTCCGGGTTGCCCACGGGCACCAGGCCGCCGGTGGTGATGAGGGCCACGGTGACCTCTTTCAGGTTCTTGATGGCGGGGGCGGGGGGCACCTGCTCGAAGCCGCGCAGGGGCACCTCGGTGCGGTAGGGGCGGCCATTGAGCTTATCCAGCAGGATGTCCACCACGCGCTGGGCGCCGGTCTTCTCGTTGTACTCGTTGTAGCGGTGGCCGGTGGGCAGGTAGCCCTCCTTATAGGCGGGGCCGATGGGCTCCTTCTTGGCCAGCTTCAGGGCCAGGGCGGCCACGGCGGGCAGGGACTTGCGCATGCCGCTGGCGGTCTCGGTGGTGGAGATGATGTAGTTGTCCTGCACGTACATCTGCACGGCGGGGTTCTCCCACCACATGCCGGTGACGCTGGGGATGCCCAGCTCCTTCTTCACGAAGTCGCACATCTTGGCGCAGGCCACGCCGTAGCGGCCGGCGTTGAAGGCGGGGCCGGCCACGAACACGTCGGGCTTGGCCTCCAGGATCTCGCGCTTGAGCTCCTCCTTGATGCCCTCGAACTTCTCGTCGGTGTTGATGAAGTTGTCGCCGCAGGACAGAACCTTGACGACCTCCATCTCACCCTTCCACATGCCCTCCATGCCCATGGCGGGGCCCTTTTTCTCGCTGTAGACATTCAGTCCCACATGCGCCATTTCCTCGCCGCCGATGCCGGCGTAGAACTGGTTGATGTAGCACACTGCGCGCAATGCAGCCATTCTATTACTCCTCCTTTATTCGTAGGGCGGAATTCTAGCGCCTGAGGTAGCCCCGCCCGTTGGGCGGGCTGGAGACCAGGATGATCCGGGCGGCGCGGTTTTCGGTGAAAATCGCGTGCTCCCGCTCGGCGGCAAAGAAGACCGAGTCCCCCTTGTGCATCACATACCGCTGATCCTCAATCAGGAAGACGATCTCGCCCTCCAGCACCGTGATAAATTCCTCGCCCCTGGGGTGCTTATGGATATGACGCTCCGTGGGAGTGTTGGCCGGCAGGTCCACGAAGGTGACCTGCAGGCGGTCGGCGTCCTCGGAGGTGATCAGGTTGAAGCTGATGCCGTCCTCGGTGCGTGTGACGTTGCCCTCCCCCTGCTTGATCAGCACGGGCTGGGGGGCGCTGGTGTCCAGGAAATGCCACAGATCCACGCCGAAATAGCCGGCCAGCCGCTGCAGGGTGTTGACCGAGATGGAGTGCTTGTCGTTCTCCAGCCCCGAGAGGTAGGAGTAGCTCATGCCGGTCTCCTCCGAGAGCTGCTGGAGCGAAATGCCCCTGATTTTACGCAGCCCCCGCAGCTTCTGTCCCACGTTGATCGTCTGTTCTCCCACGGTTCATTCCTCCGTATCTTTTCACTGAGACGGGACGCTCCCCGCTCAGATCCGATCTTATACGGGGGGATTGGATCCGTCAACCATATCCACGAAAACAGTTTTGGAAATCATGTACTTCTGGATGCCGGCCACGCCGATGCCGCTCTCCTTCCAGCCGGTGCCGGGGGACTCGATCATCAGCTTGCTGAAGTAGTTGTTCACATAGATCTGGCCGCCGTGGATCCTGCGGGCCACCCGCAGGGCGCGCTTGATGTCCTTGGAGAACACGCCGCCCGCCAGGCCGTACTTGGTGGCGTTGGCCAGCGCGACGGCCTCCTCCTCGGTGTCGAAGGGGGTGACGGTGAGCACGGGCCCAAAAATCTCCTCCTGGAAGCAGGTCATCTCGGGCTTCACGTCGGCAAAGACGGTGCAGGGCACGAAGTTGCCCTTGGCCAGCTTGGGATCGGTGTAGGGCTCGCCGCCGCAGATGACCCGGGCGCCCTCGGCCTTGCCCTTCTCGATGTACTTCCACACCTCGGCGCAGTGCTCCTTGGAGATGAGGGTGGACAGAGTGGTGTTGGGGTCGAAGCCGTCGCCGGGGACGAAGGACTCGCACAGCACCTTGAGCTTCTGGAGGAACTCCTCGTAGATGGTGCGCTGGAGGATCAGGCGGGTGCCGGAGACGCACACCTGCCCGGCGTTGAGGGTGAAGGCGGCGCGGGCCCAGCGCACGGCCTCGTCCATGTCCACGTCGTCGAAGATCACGTTGGGGCTCTTGCCGCCCAGCTCCAGGGCCACGTCCTTCACGGTGTCGGCGGAGGCGGCGATGATGTGCTTGCCGGTGGCGGTGCCGCCGGTCATGGCCACCATGTCCACCAGGGGGCTCTTGGTCAGCGCGTCGCCGATGACGGCGCCGGAGCCGGTGACCACGTTGAACACGCCCTTGGGCAGCCCGGCCTCCTCATAGACCTCGGCCATGAGCAGCATGGACAGGGACGCCCAGGAGGAGGGCTTCACGATGCAGGTGTCGCCCGCGGCCAGGATGGCGTTGATCTTCTGGCAGCCCATCATGAAGGGGCCGTTCCAGGGCAGGA
It includes:
- a CDS encoding dipeptidase, which translates into the protein MEKITLTKAQEERAQELIHSSIFIDGLCGNLINPEPPVLEGKTYLERVLESGVTAQSITIAGTNVGFEAVLKEIYSYYNLFGYYPDKVMQINSVADIETAHKEHKAGVIFSLQNAAPVGSDFYKWSILSKLGLRICQLTYNEPNCFGHGCMSDENGGVTFYGKQAIREMNRQNILIDLSHVGERTSLETIELSQEPCIFSHSNARAVTPTTKRNLTDEMIKAVAAKGGLVGLSSHAFLCHHTEGIQPTLEDYMDHFVYMEKLVGADHIAVGTDIYEYYTKFYWETKTKLLYNSPWFFETVFNADLKRVDQYVNIARGLVGIGFSDEDIRKILGGNYLRVLKQVWKG
- a CDS encoding ABC transporter substrate-binding protein, with protein sequence MKRTLAIALAAALLLGAAGCTAQGQQTGTPAPQTGAPASAAPAPAGDGHKYGGTLVVATKLEPSTFVSNYNWDGAIPYIGRNIFSKLVAYDDSTNELYGDLAESWSNSDDLMTYTFNLRQGVKWHDGESFTSADVKWTIDSILEMGDRAYGYSVLSAVERVEAPDDYTVVLHLSEPSGTMINNVADYYGFDILPKHLYEGTDVNENPCNTVPVGTGPFKFVEHVTGSHVTLEANPDYFGDGPYLDQVVFTFAPSETTAMTALEAGEAHFMTASPAFAEVSRLQSVSGLKVDMQPSTITQWMGFNMDGTRPHISDPVVREAIACAVNNEEIAQKLYMGLVNPATSWYTTLIGWADNTAVRQPAYDVAKANQLLDDAGYTKGSDGYRFSLVYRCFPTSIFGTTDIPNFVVQYLDAIGIKVEVQQYEWALRTEMLDNQRDWDMCSGGGDRGPDANNFASYLLSSSASNKMRYSNPEIDRLFAEGTQHAGEAERAPYYFQVQEIIAKDIPMFNFVEYGRPWVYSDQFTGFYWQADSGHSAQHMVNTVEWAGGTAG
- a CDS encoding amidohydrolase; translation: MQLYYNFNLIDVVEKQYKRDCFLSVEDGKFAAVGSAAALTPEQKHQGIDLGGRTIMPGMFNIHAHALSTPINAPASLNWEDPAKFSIRGLVHLWQHLKSGVTFVRDMNGRKQAEMGLRDAIREGIVLGPDYIVCRQCLCMTGGHGSNTGRECDGPVDCKKAAREQIKHGADFVKIMATGGVMSPGMDEDATQLDQDEMAAAICEAHKAGKKTATHAHGATGIKNAVRAGIDSVEHGSYLDDEGIDLMLERGTALVPTLAVDYFVFKYGAQRGVAQYALDKAHRAHDAQIQGFLKAWKAGVLVGVGTDAGTPFNPHYATYMELVCMVELGLDPMDVIAAGTINSAKIVGVEQTSGSITPGKKADFIVLSRNPLEDIWALKQVDEVYKDGRLVVLPDVEYLPHLD
- the grdE-1 gene encoding glycine reductase complex proprotein GrdE1, whose product is MKMDKKLTRQYFEVKDAAFGDKTGLAGGVLTISKADLLAEAKPLMKAVAGLDFELVKPGENTRIIHLLDTIQPMVKVEGEGMQYSGFFGDPVMVGTGKTNLLTGFAVMESAALPWDESSASSGLLYPRDAIVDMTGPIAGYTPFAETINLVILYTLAEGKSSIEYDNEIRMIGIKLSTYLASLTKELAPDSVEEFCNDEVNPELPNVVLVWQCQNQGPYANTYLYGKSIDEIVPTLLHPNEMLDGCVVSGNYVWPAFKVPTYLHTNHPILLELYRNHGKTLNFRGVIFCRSHNPSNWHKIRCANIGVKIAQYLEADGLIMAWEGGGNAAVDGMLTIQCAERHGIKASTITFEFGGPDGTEGILLVDDVPEADAVISGGSIEKINTLPKMDRAVGGDVLRLDKESGGRFPPATDPITFDTTTHFYLGGNQCAASKIFAEMY
- the grdB-1 gene encoding glycine reductase complex selenoprotein GrdB1 (codon on position 352 is selenocysteine opal codon.), encoding MAALRAVCYINQFYAGIGGEEMAHVGLNVYSEKKGPAMGMEGMWKGEMEVVKVLSCGDNFINTDEKFEGIKEELKREILEAKPDVFVAGPAFNAGRYGVACAKMCDFVKKELGIPSVTGMWWENPAVQMYVQDNYIISTTETASGMRKSLPAVAALALKLAKKEPIGPAYKEGYLPTGHRYNEYNEKTGAQRVVDILLDKLNGRPYRTEVPLRGFEQVPPAPAIKNLKEVTVALITTGGLVPVGNPDKIKQAFAVSYGKYDMTGLDALKAGVYESIHGGYDTTIASADPHRLIPLDGMRALAEDGEIKAVFPYFYTTCGVGTNVESSKQMGRDIAEDLRKAGVQAAILTSTUGTCTRCCATIAKELDRAGIANAHVTAFTSIAFSVGANRIVFGGDFTQPAGNASLPLDREKAYRRKILEKALFALTEDVTSPVIYTVDEEKEGN
- a CDS encoding DNA-binding protein — protein: MGEQTINVGQKLRGLRKIRGISLQQLSEETGMSYSYLSGLENDKHSISVNTLQRLAGYFGVDLWHFLDTSAPQPVLIKQGEGNVTRTEDGISFNLITSEDADRLQVTFVDLPANTPTERHIHKHPRGEEFITVLEGEIVFLIEDQRYVMHKGDSVFFAAEREHAIFTENRAARIILVSSPPNGRGYLRR
- the gbsA gene encoding aldehyde dehydrogenase, with the translated sequence MNPMDLVRKEPYRLYIDGASVPSASGETFDIINPVTNEPFAKAYKGGIEDVERAIKAAREAFDNGPWGRMSAKERSQILLKAGSILERRADEFAVLETLECGKLYGSARYYECPMSVDAFQYFAGKARCLEGKVVPCDDGCLNFVEWCPVGVVAEILPWNGPFMMGCQKINAILAAGDTCIVKPSSWASLSMLLMAEVYEEAGLPKGVFNVVTGSGAVIGDALTKSPLVDMVAMTGGTATGKHIIAASADTVKDVALELGGKSPNVIFDDVDMDEAVRWARAAFTLNAGQVCVSGTRLILQRTIYEEFLQKLKVLCESFVPGDGFDPNTTLSTLISKEHCAEVWKYIEKGKAEGARVICGGEPYTDPKLAKGNFVPCTVFADVKPEMTCFQEEIFGPVLTVTPFDTEEEAVALANATKYGLAGGVFSKDIKRALRVARRIHGGQIYVNNYFSKLMIESPGTGWKESGIGVAGIQKYMISKTVFVDMVDGSNPPV